In the Paenibacillus sp. FSL H7-0357 genome, one interval contains:
- a CDS encoding phage head protein, whose product MAVTALQWDKNVLEPVFRELYTREMSNKKDYVPSMFDVQKSDKATESVEMIGGEGLMEDWKFSNNQVKYEDVDQLWQKYFTHSKYSLGREIDRDFVDDLKLTAIRDRIRSLADAVYKTQQMQGAQWFNNGDRTTTAVDYRGRLYNAALPDGKALFATDHPYSPTNSVDTQSNKGVLELNIDNFDAAFVAMQGWKDDKGNLMAAMGDTLYVAPGLRRTALQIAGLPDGAVKYEPGNADHNANVYADGSIKVIVNPFFTNPKAWVLADSTRMKNAMKWFNRRLAETGSITDFDTEIAKYKVVKRCSFGTVDWAWGYGNFPV is encoded by the coding sequence ATGGCAGTTACAGCATTGCAATGGGATAAAAACGTACTTGAACCGGTGTTCCGTGAACTATATACAAGAGAAATGAGTAATAAAAAGGACTATGTACCGTCTATGTTTGATGTCCAAAAGTCTGACAAAGCCACTGAAAGCGTTGAAATGATCGGCGGCGAAGGGCTGATGGAGGACTGGAAGTTCTCTAACAACCAAGTCAAATATGAAGATGTGGATCAACTCTGGCAGAAATACTTTACTCACTCCAAGTATTCCTTGGGCCGCGAGATTGACCGCGACTTCGTGGATGACTTGAAGCTTACCGCCATCCGTGACCGGATTCGCTCTCTGGCTGATGCCGTATACAAGACGCAGCAAATGCAAGGTGCACAATGGTTTAACAATGGGGACCGGACTACGACAGCTGTAGACTACCGCGGCCGCCTGTATAACGCTGCACTGCCTGATGGAAAGGCTTTGTTTGCAACGGACCATCCGTACAGCCCTACAAACTCTGTTGATACACAGTCAAACAAGGGTGTTCTTGAGTTGAACATTGATAACTTTGACGCCGCATTTGTTGCTATGCAGGGATGGAAAGATGATAAAGGTAACCTGATGGCAGCAATGGGCGACACCTTGTATGTAGCTCCTGGACTTCGCCGGACAGCGCTGCAAATTGCTGGATTGCCTGACGGAGCCGTGAAGTATGAACCAGGAAATGCAGACCACAACGCAAACGTTTATGCAGATGGCAGTATTAAAGTCATTGTAAATCCGTTCTTCACGAACCCTAAAGCTTGGGTACTGGCTGACTCAACACGGATGAAAAACGCCATGAAATGGTTCAACCGCAGACTGGCTGAGACCGGTTCAATTACCGATTTTGATACTGAAATCGCTAAATACAAAGTCGTTAAACGCTGCTCGTTTGGTACAGTAGACTGGGCATGGGGATACGGGAACTTCCCAGTATAA